In Abyssicoccus albus, the following proteins share a genomic window:
- the groES gene encoding co-chaperone GroES: MLKPIGHKIVVERTEEETKTKSGIILTESATEKPAEGTVVAIGNGRLLDNGERAPIEVNVGERVVFGKFSGTEVKQNDKEYLILDADEVLAVIE, from the coding sequence ATGTTAAAACCTATAGGTCATAAAATTGTCGTAGAACGTACAGAAGAAGAAACTAAAACAAAAAGCGGAATAATTCTGACTGAATCAGCGACTGAGAAACCAGCAGAAGGAACGGTTGTTGCAATTGGTAATGGACGTTTGTTAGACAATGGAGAGCGAGCTCCAATCGAAGTAAATGTTGGAGAGCGTGTTGTGTTTGGTAAATTTTCTGGGACTGAAGTAAAACAAAATGATAAAGAATATTTAATTTTAGATGCTGATGAAGTATTAGCGGTTATTGAATAA
- a CDS encoding CPBP family intramembrane glutamic endopeptidase, protein MNQKARWIKHISIIVLYIMAQLIVLPVALVYMIMNQGQVDEEAVTRISLIANIIGFVIALIIIGILFIKIKAPFDFELKYRQPWLVSLGWLVFGVVFAYITQIITSIINTQVLKNPMQSENTMEIMEIAFQYPFFILIVAILGPILEELVFRKVLFGEIFNALKINKYVAFTIAFLISGFIFAIAHMDFTHIIIYLGMSFVFSLIYVMTGRIIVPIIAHALMNTIVVILQFTFKDTIKDLEQFQELSNLIFYFFI, encoded by the coding sequence ATGAATCAGAAAGCACGTTGGATCAAACACATTAGTATCATCGTCTTATATATTATGGCACAACTTATTGTACTGCCAGTTGCGTTAGTATATATGATTATGAATCAAGGTCAAGTTGATGAAGAAGCCGTAACAAGAATATCATTGATTGCAAATATTATCGGATTTGTTATTGCTTTAATCATTATAGGTATTTTATTCATAAAGATTAAAGCACCCTTTGACTTCGAACTGAAGTATAGACAACCTTGGCTCGTGTCACTTGGGTGGTTAGTATTTGGAGTTGTCTTTGCTTATATTACACAAATCATTACTTCAATCATTAATACACAAGTACTCAAAAATCCAATGCAATCCGAGAATACGATGGAAATTATGGAAATCGCTTTTCAATATCCTTTCTTTATATTAATTGTTGCAATTTTAGGGCCAATTCTTGAAGAACTCGTATTTCGTAAAGTATTATTTGGTGAAATTTTCAATGCGTTAAAAATTAATAAATACGTTGCATTTACCATTGCCTTTTTAATTAGTGGATTTATTTTTGCAATCGCACATATGGACTTCACACACATTATCATTTATTTAGGTATGTCATTTGTATTCTCATTAATCTATGTCATGACAGGCCGAATTATTGTACCTATTATTGCACATGCTTTAATGAATACTATTGTAGTGATTTTACAATTTACATTTAAAGATACGATTAAAGATTTAGAACAATTCCAAGAATTATCAAATCTAATATTCTATTTCTTTATTTAA
- a CDS encoding phosphate--AMP phosphotransferase, with product MSSKIEKLENKLGELSREINEKKIPVMILFEGPVASGKSRLSNELYMKLDAKYTEFIATKMPSEDDLRYPFLYSYWKTLPKRGSFNLYFRSWYAQFIQYKENRLKKSVYEDYDVLIEQIKHFEEMLIEDDYEIIKFYLNIDDDKRKEHIEKTKKNPLTKWKAEEYEQAIDESVYKETMDKLMKKTDSKLSPWHKIDYTEREETVEEMYEIIIEALEDALKRKSKKDEKREVDGDFTKDYKAEILTNNKEKIDKEDYNEILPKLQHRMRELQYALYERKIPLVLVYEGIDAAGKGGNIKRIRKELDPTGYKINAISAPTDVELDHHYLWRFATDMPRSGHIEFFDRSWYGRVLVERVEGFASVNEWKRAYDEINQYEKMLSDDGAIIMKFFITIDKDEQQERFEDRQEDEHKQWKITEEDWRNRENWDLYIEASEDMINKTSTDYAPWHVVPGNQKKYARIYALKEIIKACEKRLFGVERY from the coding sequence ATGTCGAGTAAAATAGAGAAGTTAGAAAATAAGCTTGGTGAGTTATCACGAGAAATCAATGAAAAGAAAATACCTGTGATGATTTTATTTGAAGGACCTGTTGCATCTGGTAAGTCACGTTTATCTAATGAATTATATATGAAGTTAGATGCTAAGTATACTGAATTTATTGCGACTAAAATGCCCTCCGAAGATGATTTAAGGTATCCATTTTTATATTCATATTGGAAGACGTTACCAAAGCGTGGAAGTTTTAATTTATATTTTAGAAGCTGGTATGCCCAGTTTATTCAATATAAAGAAAACCGTCTAAAGAAATCTGTTTATGAAGATTATGATGTGTTAATCGAGCAAATTAAACATTTTGAAGAGATGTTGATTGAAGATGATTATGAAATTATTAAGTTTTATTTAAACATTGATGATGATAAACGAAAAGAACATATCGAAAAAACAAAGAAGAACCCTCTGACAAAATGGAAAGCAGAAGAATATGAGCAAGCGATTGATGAGAGTGTATATAAAGAAACTATGGATAAACTCATGAAGAAAACAGATAGTAAACTTAGCCCTTGGCATAAAATTGATTATACAGAACGTGAAGAAACCGTTGAAGAAATGTATGAAATCATTATTGAAGCATTGGAAGATGCGTTAAAACGAAAATCTAAAAAAGATGAAAAACGTGAAGTCGATGGTGACTTCACAAAAGATTATAAAGCAGAAATTTTAACGAATAATAAAGAGAAAATTGATAAAGAAGATTACAATGAAATATTACCTAAGCTCCAACATCGCATGCGTGAATTGCAATACGCGCTGTATGAAAGAAAGATTCCGCTTGTATTAGTCTATGAAGGCATTGATGCAGCAGGTAAGGGTGGAAATATTAAACGGATACGCAAAGAATTGGATCCGACAGGATACAAAATCAATGCAATTAGTGCACCGACTGATGTTGAGTTAGACCATCACTACTTATGGAGATTTGCTACAGATATGCCACGAAGCGGTCATATAGAATTCTTTGATCGTAGTTGGTATGGACGGGTTTTAGTTGAGCGTGTTGAAGGATTCGCTTCAGTTAATGAATGGAAACGCGCTTATGACGAAATTAATCAATATGAAAAAATGTTATCAGATGATGGTGCGATTATTATGAAATTTTTTATTACAATTGATAAAGATGAACAACAAGAACGTTTTGAAGATCGACAGGAAGACGAGCATAAGCAATGGAAGATAACTGAAGAGGATTGGCGTAATCGAGAGAATTGGGATTTATATATTGAAGCAAGTGAAGATATGATCAATAAAACCTCTACAGATTATGCACCATGGCATGTTGTCCCAGGAAATCAAAAGAAATATGCAAGAATTTATGCACTGAAAGAAATTATTAAAGCATGTGAAAAACGTTTATTTGGTGTGGAAAGATATTAA
- the groL gene encoding chaperonin GroEL (60 kDa chaperone family; promotes refolding of misfolded polypeptides especially under stressful conditions; forms two stacked rings of heptamers to form a barrel-shaped 14mer; ends can be capped by GroES; misfolded proteins enter the barrel where they are refolded when GroES binds), with the protein MAKDLKFSEDARQSMLKGVDKLANAVKVTLGPKGRNVVLDKPYTAPLITNDGVTIAKEIELEDKFENMGAKLVAEVANKTNEIAGDGTTTATVLAQAMIQEGLKNVTSGANPVGIRSGIGKSVEKAVAQLKEISEEVKDKEAIAQVGAISAADEEVGRYIADAMEKVGNDGVITIEESRGLETELEVVEGMQFDRGYASPYMVTDNEKMEAELENPYILITDKKISSFQDILPLLESIVQQSRPILIIADDVEGDAMTNIVLNKIRGTFTAVAVKAPGFGDRRKEMLADIATLTGGQVITDDLGIDIKNATQDMLGTAQKVNVTKDSTTIVEGAGSTEEIENRISVIKAQIEETDSSFDREKLQERLAKLAGGVAVIKVGAATETEMKERKLRIEDALNSTRAAVEEGIVAGGGTALINVYKEVESLQLEGDEATGQHIVLKALEAPIRQIVENAGLEGSVIVERLKSEDVGVGYNAATGEWVNMIKSGIVDPTKVTRSALQNAGSIASMFLTTEAVVADIPEENSQDAGAGMGGMGMPGMM; encoded by the coding sequence ATGGCTAAAGATCTTAAATTTTCAGAAGATGCTCGTCAATCAATGTTAAAAGGTGTTGATAAGCTTGCAAATGCAGTGAAAGTGACATTAGGACCTAAAGGACGAAATGTCGTATTAGATAAACCATATACAGCTCCACTCATTACAAATGATGGTGTCACGATTGCTAAAGAAATCGAATTAGAAGATAAGTTTGAAAATATGGGGGCAAAACTTGTCGCTGAAGTAGCTAATAAGACAAATGAAATTGCAGGTGATGGAACAACAACTGCAACTGTTCTAGCACAAGCTATGATTCAAGAAGGATTAAAAAACGTAACAAGTGGTGCAAATCCAGTTGGAATTCGTTCTGGAATTGGTAAGAGCGTCGAGAAAGCTGTAGCACAATTAAAAGAAATATCAGAAGAAGTAAAAGATAAAGAAGCGATTGCGCAAGTTGGTGCAATTTCAGCTGCTGATGAAGAAGTAGGTCGCTATATCGCCGATGCAATGGAGAAAGTTGGTAATGATGGTGTTATTACCATTGAAGAGTCACGTGGGCTTGAAACAGAATTAGAAGTTGTAGAAGGTATGCAATTTGATAGAGGATATGCATCACCTTACATGGTAACTGATAATGAAAAGATGGAAGCAGAACTTGAAAATCCATATATCCTGATTACGGATAAAAAAATCTCAAGCTTCCAAGATATCTTACCGTTATTAGAATCAATCGTTCAACAAAGTCGCCCAATTTTAATTATCGCTGACGATGTAGAAGGTGATGCGATGACGAATATCGTGTTGAATAAAATTCGTGGAACATTTACTGCTGTTGCTGTTAAAGCGCCTGGATTTGGTGACCGTCGTAAAGAGATGTTAGCAGATATCGCAACGTTAACAGGTGGTCAAGTGATTACAGATGATTTAGGTATCGATATAAAGAATGCAACACAAGATATGTTAGGAACAGCACAGAAAGTTAATGTGACGAAAGACAGTACAACAATTGTGGAAGGTGCTGGAAGTACTGAAGAGATTGAGAATCGTATTAGTGTCATTAAAGCACAAATTGAAGAAACAGATTCATCATTTGATCGTGAAAAGTTACAAGAGCGCCTTGCTAAGTTAGCAGGAGGAGTTGCAGTCATTAAAGTTGGTGCTGCAACAGAAACTGAAATGAAAGAACGTAAACTCCGTATTGAAGACGCATTGAACTCTACAAGAGCAGCTGTTGAAGAAGGCATTGTTGCAGGTGGAGGAACAGCATTAATCAATGTATATAAAGAAGTTGAATCATTACAATTAGAAGGTGATGAAGCGACAGGTCAACACATTGTGCTGAAAGCTTTAGAAGCACCAATTCGTCAAATAGTTGAGAATGCTGGACTTGAAGGAAGCGTAATTGTAGAACGCTTGAAGTCAGAAGATGTTGGTGTTGGATATAATGCAGCAACAGGTGAATGGGTCAATATGATTAAATCAGGTATTGTTGATCCAACGAAAGTAACACGTTCTGCATTACAAAATGCAGGAAGTATTGCATCAATGTTCTTAACAACAGAAGCGGTTGTAGCAGATATTCCTGAAGAAAATAGTCAAGATGCTGGCGCAGGAATGGGCGGCATGGGCATGCCTGGAATGATGTAA